Within Equus caballus isolate H_3958 breed thoroughbred unplaced genomic scaffold, TB-T2T haplotype2-0000448, whole genome shotgun sequence, the genomic segment attttaacatcaaattcaaaactagcactaactactaacacgaaagaaatacggccccttcccaagtggtaaacaggcgctggggtggagctgccaggcctgtggggtggggtcgtcccctccctcttgggctccagggctcccaggaaaaggcttagaatgttcttctccccatcagcatgggaggagccggcctggggccccgcgtgtttcccagccgcgtccccgccgctgaagagcaggctgcactcgagctgttggaaggaccgggatctgccactgttgctgggttctgcgtcaggggtctggtgactgaagagaagacactgatgattgggggggtcacaccagtatcccagcccaacacctcagccccactgcattctgctccaaaccttgtcctgagtgttcagtcaacactaccccattgtccctgacatgggagctggcatttcgcttcacccatttcacagaagaggaagctgagtcccacaaaggtcaagggaattgtccctcacaggcctggtcagcagtggagctgggatccccgtgccggctgtccatctccctaggcccgtgcttagcccgaagctttccggagcccctggcttcagtccctgcctgtctggacactcaccgagccctgagctgagagacgcgcggttcttcttgggcaggaaaaaccggcgcatcttgccggccctctcctgtgggggctccaggtggcaggacaggctgtagctaaaggacagaggggacttttcagctaccgggagccacacctcaggtgaccctcccagagacggccagcagttggagtcccagggccccacgggtgaccatgcgacaagccccgggactgacccggaagccacgggcacgggctccctggagctggccatcagagagagtccgccttgccctcaccaactcctgccccgcctcacctctcatcctcgctgaggggctccatggcctcgaaccaggccccaaatcgctcctcagcctcaatgtggtaaagatggactgcctcctggagcaggaagatctgctcggtgactttgaattcctgggagaaaggacatgatgcagacggggcctgggtgggggaccgtgctggggactcagacaggtgagaagagggtcaaggagctggtctggggtcttggcccacatgggaaccctccttccctccaattccgtgcaggacttgctcgttctcacagttggcttgaaatagctcctcctgcaggaaggtgtccttggtgccagccccttcccccacgcaccaatgggacggctttcccagctctgggtgccgaactctcccaaggaaagcaaggcccaaggcatcgggccagagaaggtcttccccggaggagtctctgattgccacagccccaccctccgcacggggaggccacagctgctcacctcactccttttctcaaaattgatctcatttccctggaaggcagagagccaaagcccatgagcaacagcccccttagcccatagctagcccccgtctccaccctttctcaggttgcactaccagcagggtcgaccagggagcaggcgctaccagaaacgggaatgggtcccgggcaagactctgagctccagagcaaggagg encodes:
- the LOC138922084 gene encoding ral guanine nucleotide dissociation stimulator-like isoform X1 gives rise to the protein MTLGPQETVGGRQSSSNLPDEEATSMLTSLETGPTGAQKGLIPFLGTFLNYLLLLDTNMEDYLEGNEINFEKRSEEFKVTEQIFLLQEAVHLYHIEAEERFGAWFEAMEPLSEDESYSLSCHLEPPQERAGKMRRFFLPKKNRASLSSGLVTRPLTQNPATVADPGPSNSSSAACSSAAGTRLGNTRGPRPAPPMLMGRRTF
- the LOC138922084 gene encoding ral guanine nucleotide dissociation stimulator-like isoform X2, giving the protein MTLGPQETVGGRQSSSNLPDEEATSMLTSLETGPTGAQKGLIPFLGTFLNYLLLLDTNMEDYLEEFKVTEQIFLLQEAVHLYHIEAEERFGAWFEAMEPLSEDESYSLSCHLEPPQERAGKMRRFFLPKKNRASLSSGLVTRPLTQNPATVADPGPSNSSSAACSSAAGTRLGNTRGPRPAPPMLMGRRTF